In Anopheles gambiae chromosome 2, idAnoGambNW_F1_1, whole genome shotgun sequence, a single window of DNA contains:
- the LOC4577427 gene encoding transcription factor GATA-3 isoform X4: MAVSSDSKCVGVAMEATNEPKGEDQTPSSEVTSSVHQPVAHQPVSVSQASHTLTDVPVDGMIVNSELHTERSSPGQQTAVIINQHKQRMITTTGQIREIAEGQEPPNESSDYDAVEYHHQAVQSAGGVEQHGYSYEPTHTTSQEHQQGVVVSSAATAVQASSVQVVKREMIEKEAALAAATAAANNNNNNPPETTIIPVQTQTIFVEYKNDGEEPVRYVNRYEDVKYHPHSRYIYQQPPGGLPLSSTLHSTGSGHPHLSHHPHHAHHHHHPHHGHGMVPGHQTHHHVHAQSAQVHQTIEAVSQHPSSVAVATQSGTTIQVQAQPHQQTIQVYETHEPGSGPGGEQVQQVAEGTVDAKTHYTNLEPVHTLASPQNYYIASDGYATGNYTTFLPQKETIYYHSPSPNPVLYKGDPTLTSSSIITKQIHYTPSLPGTQNMYENATGHSSSSPGAQQIYPGYWNGAGVDYNTNFTGTIVMDNAGGNVGEYATNGQHSWQISSLNDAYDPQLAAPPEHRECVNCGSSDTPLWRRDIVGHTLCNACALYTRQNPGTNRPPNRSQKAKQTVKTPPAQGNRRSGVTCANCQTTTTTLWRRNNQGDPVCNACGLYYKLHSVNRPLTMKKDGIQTRKRKPKSSQQIQPMNGLTTGKLLPSMIPSQYHSIATEPKLLNAPQSHLVQTSQPMELHNSSPGQDPRYVDSSPGAPGGGGGSGSGSGGGGGGNSSPHLPPVQGNLARHIPISVPVSMDSSRGANGEITSVITSTAVAERSGN; this comes from the exons ATGGAAGCGACGAACGAGCCCAAGGGAGAGGACCAGACGCCCAGTTCGGAAGTGACGTCCAGCGTGCATCAGCCAGTTGCTCATCAGCCGGTAAGCGTGTCACAAGCATCGCATACCCTCACCGACGTACCGGTGGATGGGATGATTGTGAACTCGGAACTACACACGGAACGCAGCTCGCCCGGCCAGCAGACGGCGGTGATCATCAACCAGCACAAGCAGCGCATGATCACGACCACGGGCCAGATAAG GGAAATCGCAGAAGGACAGGAACCACCGAACGAGTCATCGGATTACGATGCGGTCGAGTACCATCACCAAGCGGTACAGTCGGCGGGCGGTGTGGAGCAGCACGGGTATAGCTACGAGCCGACGCATACCACCAGCCAGGAGCATCAGCAGGGTGTGGTGGTAAGCTCGGCCGCTACCGCCGTTCAAGCCTCAAGCGTACAGGTCGTCAAGCGGGAGATGATCGAAAAGGAAGCGGCTTTAGCGGCggccacagcagcagccaacaacaataacaacaacccGCCAGAAACTACCATCATACCGGTGCAGACGCAAACCATCTTCGTGGAGTACAAGAACGACGGCGAGGAACCGGTGCGGTACGTGAACCGGTACGAGGACGTCAAGTACCATCCGCACTCGCGGTACATCTATCAGCAGCCGCCCGGCGGACTGCCGCTCTCGTCAACTCTACATTCCACCGGCTCGGGACATCCACATTTGTCGCACCATCCGCACCAtgcccaccatcaccatcatccgcACCACGGCCATGGGATGGTGCCGGGACATCAAACCCATCACCACGTACACGCACAGTCGGCACAGGTACATCAGACGATAGAAGCG GTTTCCCAGCATCCGTCGAGTGTCGCGGTGGCCACCCAGTCCGGCACGACGATTCAGGTGCAGGCCCAGCCGCACCAGCAAACCATACAGGTGTACGAAACGCACGAGCCCGGCTCCGGACCGGGCGGTGAGCAGGTGCAGCAGGTCGCCGAAGGGACGGTCGATGCGAAGACGCACTACACCAACCTGGAACCGGTGCACACGCTCGCCTCGCCCCAGAACTACTACATCGCGTCGGACGGGTACGCGACCGGCAACTACACCACGTTTCTGCCCCAGAAAGAGACGATCTACTACCATTCGCCGAGCCCGAACCCGGTCCTGTACAAGGGCGATCCGACGCTTACCTCGTCGTCGATCATCACCAAGCAGATACACTACACGCCGTCGCTGCCGGGCACGCAGAACATGTACGAAAATGCGACCGGGCACAGCAGTAGCTCGCCCGGTGCGCAACAGATCTATCCGGGCTACTGGAATGGAGCGGGCGTAGACTACAACACT AACTTTACCGGCACGATCGTGATGGACAATGCGGGCGGCAATGTGGGGGAGTACGCGACGAACGGGCAGCATAGCTGGCAGATCAGCTCGCTGAACGATGCGTACGATCCGCAGCTGGCAGCGCCACCGGAACACCGTGAATGCGTCAACTGTGGCAGCTCCGACACACCGCTCTGGCGGCGGGACATCGTCGGTCACACGCTGTGCAATGCGTGCGCCCTGTACACGAGACAGAATCCGGGCACGAACCGACCGCCCAACCGGTCGCAGAAAGCCAAACAAACTGTG AAAACACCACCCGCCCAAGGAAACCGCCGTTCGGGCGTGACCtgcgccaactgtcaaaccacCACGACCACGCTGTGGCGCCGGAACAATCAGGGCGATCCGGTGTGCAATGCGTGCGGGCTGTACTACAAACTGCACAGCGTCAACCGCCCGCTCACGATGAAGAAGGACGGCATCCAGACGCGCAAGCGCAAACCAAAATCTAGTCAACAGATTCAACCGATGAACGGGCTTACGACGG GCAAGCTGCTACCTTCGATGATACCGTCCCAGTATCACTCGATCGCGACCGAACCAAAGCTACTGAACGCGCCTCAGTCCCATCTGGTGCAGACGTCCCAGCCGATGGAGCTGCACAACAGCTCGCCGGGGCAGGACCCGCGGTACGTGGACAGCTCACCCGGAGCACCTGGTGGAGGcggtggcagtggcagtggtagtggtggtggtggtggtggtaactCGTCCCCGCATCTTCCGCCCGTTCAGGGTAATCTAGCACGCCACATACCAATATC TGTACCAGTGTCGATGGATAGCAGCCGTGGTGCGAATGGAGAGATTACGAGCGTCATTACCAGTACGGCGGTGGCCGAGCGGTCGGGAAATTAG
- the LOC4577427 gene encoding transcription factor GATA-3 isoform X5, whose product MEATNEPKGEDQTPSSEVTSSVHQPVAHQPVSVSQASHTLTDVPVDGMIVNSELHTERSSPGQQTAVIINQHKQRMITTTGQIREIAEGQEPPNESSDYDAVEYHHQAVQSAGGVEQHGYSYEPTHTTSQEHQQGVVVSSAATAVQASSVQVVKREMIEKEAALAAATAAANNNNNNPPETTIIPVQTQTIFVEYKNDGEEPVRYVNRYEDVKYHPHSRYIYQQPPGGLPLSSTLHSTGSGHPHLSHHPHHAHHHHHPHHGHGMVPGHQTHHHVHAQSAQVHQTIEAVSQHPSSVAVATQSGTTIQVQAQPHQQTIQVYETHEPGSGPGGEQVQQVAEGTVDAKTHYTNLEPVHTLASPQNYYIASDGYATGNYTTFLPQKETIYYHSPSPNPVLYKGDPTLTSSSIITKQIHYTPSLPGTQNMYENATGHSSSSPGAQQIYPGYWNGAGVDYNTNFTGTIVMDNAGGNVGEYATNGQHSWQISSLNDAYDPQLAAPPEHRECVNCGSSDTPLWRRDIVGHTLCNACALYTRQNPGTNRPPNRSQKAKQTVKTPPAQGNRRSGVTCANCQTTTTTLWRRNNQGDPVCNACGLYYKLHSVNRPLTMKKDGIQTRKRKPKSSQQIQPMNGLTTGKLLPSMIPSQYHSIATEPKLLNAPQSHLVQTSQPMELHNSSPGQDPRYVDSSPGAPGGGGGSGSGSGGGGGGNSSPHLPPVQGNLARHIPISVPVSMDSSRGANGEITSVITSTAVAERSGN is encoded by the exons ATGGAAGCGACGAACGAGCCCAAGGGAGAGGACCAGACGCCCAGTTCGGAAGTGACGTCCAGCGTGCATCAGCCAGTTGCTCATCAGCCGGTAAGCGTGTCACAAGCATCGCATACCCTCACCGACGTACCGGTGGATGGGATGATTGTGAACTCGGAACTACACACGGAACGCAGCTCGCCCGGCCAGCAGACGGCGGTGATCATCAACCAGCACAAGCAGCGCATGATCACGACCACGGGCCAGATAAG GGAAATCGCAGAAGGACAGGAACCACCGAACGAGTCATCGGATTACGATGCGGTCGAGTACCATCACCAAGCGGTACAGTCGGCGGGCGGTGTGGAGCAGCACGGGTATAGCTACGAGCCGACGCATACCACCAGCCAGGAGCATCAGCAGGGTGTGGTGGTAAGCTCGGCCGCTACCGCCGTTCAAGCCTCAAGCGTACAGGTCGTCAAGCGGGAGATGATCGAAAAGGAAGCGGCTTTAGCGGCggccacagcagcagccaacaacaataacaacaacccGCCAGAAACTACCATCATACCGGTGCAGACGCAAACCATCTTCGTGGAGTACAAGAACGACGGCGAGGAACCGGTGCGGTACGTGAACCGGTACGAGGACGTCAAGTACCATCCGCACTCGCGGTACATCTATCAGCAGCCGCCCGGCGGACTGCCGCTCTCGTCAACTCTACATTCCACCGGCTCGGGACATCCACATTTGTCGCACCATCCGCACCAtgcccaccatcaccatcatccgcACCACGGCCATGGGATGGTGCCGGGACATCAAACCCATCACCACGTACACGCACAGTCGGCACAGGTACATCAGACGATAGAAGCG GTTTCCCAGCATCCGTCGAGTGTCGCGGTGGCCACCCAGTCCGGCACGACGATTCAGGTGCAGGCCCAGCCGCACCAGCAAACCATACAGGTGTACGAAACGCACGAGCCCGGCTCCGGACCGGGCGGTGAGCAGGTGCAGCAGGTCGCCGAAGGGACGGTCGATGCGAAGACGCACTACACCAACCTGGAACCGGTGCACACGCTCGCCTCGCCCCAGAACTACTACATCGCGTCGGACGGGTACGCGACCGGCAACTACACCACGTTTCTGCCCCAGAAAGAGACGATCTACTACCATTCGCCGAGCCCGAACCCGGTCCTGTACAAGGGCGATCCGACGCTTACCTCGTCGTCGATCATCACCAAGCAGATACACTACACGCCGTCGCTGCCGGGCACGCAGAACATGTACGAAAATGCGACCGGGCACAGCAGTAGCTCGCCCGGTGCGCAACAGATCTATCCGGGCTACTGGAATGGAGCGGGCGTAGACTACAACACT AACTTTACCGGCACGATCGTGATGGACAATGCGGGCGGCAATGTGGGGGAGTACGCGACGAACGGGCAGCATAGCTGGCAGATCAGCTCGCTGAACGATGCGTACGATCCGCAGCTGGCAGCGCCACCGGAACACCGTGAATGCGTCAACTGTGGCAGCTCCGACACACCGCTCTGGCGGCGGGACATCGTCGGTCACACGCTGTGCAATGCGTGCGCCCTGTACACGAGACAGAATCCGGGCACGAACCGACCGCCCAACCGGTCGCAGAAAGCCAAACAAACTGTG AAAACACCACCCGCCCAAGGAAACCGCCGTTCGGGCGTGACCtgcgccaactgtcaaaccacCACGACCACGCTGTGGCGCCGGAACAATCAGGGCGATCCGGTGTGCAATGCGTGCGGGCTGTACTACAAACTGCACAGCGTCAACCGCCCGCTCACGATGAAGAAGGACGGCATCCAGACGCGCAAGCGCAAACCAAAATCTAGTCAACAGATTCAACCGATGAACGGGCTTACGACGG GCAAGCTGCTACCTTCGATGATACCGTCCCAGTATCACTCGATCGCGACCGAACCAAAGCTACTGAACGCGCCTCAGTCCCATCTGGTGCAGACGTCCCAGCCGATGGAGCTGCACAACAGCTCGCCGGGGCAGGACCCGCGGTACGTGGACAGCTCACCCGGAGCACCTGGTGGAGGcggtggcagtggcagtggtagtggtggtggtggtggtggtaactCGTCCCCGCATCTTCCGCCCGTTCAGGGTAATCTAGCACGCCACATACCAATATC TGTACCAGTGTCGATGGATAGCAGCCGTGGTGCGAATGGAGAGATTACGAGCGTCATTACCAGTACGGCGGTGGCCGAGCGGTCGGGAAATTAG
- the LOC4577427 gene encoding GATA-binding factor 2 isoform X6: protein MEATNEPKGEDQTPSSEVTSSVHQPVAHQPVSVSQASHTLTDVPVDGMIVNSELHTERSSPGQQTAVIINQHKQRMITTTGQIREIAEGQEPPNESSDYDAVEYHHQAVQSAGGVEQHGYSYEPTHTTSQEHQQGVVVSSAATAVQASSVQVVKREMIEKEAALAAATAAANNNNNNPPETTIIPVQTQTIFVEYKNDGEEPVRYVNRYEDVKYHPHSRYIYQQPPGGLPLSSTLHSTGSGHPHLSHHPHHAHHHHHPHHGHGMVPGHQTHHHVHAQSAQVSQHPSSVAVATQSGTTIQVQAQPHQQTIQVYETHEPGSGPGGEQVQQVAEGTVDAKTHYTNLEPVHTLASPQNYYIASDGYATGNYTTFLPQKETIYYHSPSPNPVLYKGDPTLTSSSIITKQIHYTPSLPGTQNMYENATGHSSSSPGAQQIYPGYWNGAGVDYNTNFTGTIVMDNAGGNVGEYATNGQHSWQISSLNDAYDPQLAAPPEHRECVNCGSSDTPLWRRDIVGHTLCNACALYTRQNPGTNRPPNRSQKAKQTVKTPPAQGNRRSGVTCANCQTTTTTLWRRNNQGDPVCNACGLYYKLHSVNRPLTMKKDGIQTRKRKPKSSQQIQPMNGLTTGKLLPSMIPSQYHSIATEPKLLNAPQSHLVQTSQPMELHNSSPGQDPRYVDSSPGAPGGGGGSGSGSGGGGGGNSSPHLPPVQGNLARHIPISVPVSMDSSRGANGEITSVITSTAVAERSGN, encoded by the exons ATGGAAGCGACGAACGAGCCCAAGGGAGAGGACCAGACGCCCAGTTCGGAAGTGACGTCCAGCGTGCATCAGCCAGTTGCTCATCAGCCGGTAAGCGTGTCACAAGCATCGCATACCCTCACCGACGTACCGGTGGATGGGATGATTGTGAACTCGGAACTACACACGGAACGCAGCTCGCCCGGCCAGCAGACGGCGGTGATCATCAACCAGCACAAGCAGCGCATGATCACGACCACGGGCCAGATAAG GGAAATCGCAGAAGGACAGGAACCACCGAACGAGTCATCGGATTACGATGCGGTCGAGTACCATCACCAAGCGGTACAGTCGGCGGGCGGTGTGGAGCAGCACGGGTATAGCTACGAGCCGACGCATACCACCAGCCAGGAGCATCAGCAGGGTGTGGTGGTAAGCTCGGCCGCTACCGCCGTTCAAGCCTCAAGCGTACAGGTCGTCAAGCGGGAGATGATCGAAAAGGAAGCGGCTTTAGCGGCggccacagcagcagccaacaacaataacaacaacccGCCAGAAACTACCATCATACCGGTGCAGACGCAAACCATCTTCGTGGAGTACAAGAACGACGGCGAGGAACCGGTGCGGTACGTGAACCGGTACGAGGACGTCAAGTACCATCCGCACTCGCGGTACATCTATCAGCAGCCGCCCGGCGGACTGCCGCTCTCGTCAACTCTACATTCCACCGGCTCGGGACATCCACATTTGTCGCACCATCCGCACCAtgcccaccatcaccatcatccgcACCACGGCCATGGGATGGTGCCGGGACATCAAACCCATCACCACGTACACGCACAGTCGGCACAG GTTTCCCAGCATCCGTCGAGTGTCGCGGTGGCCACCCAGTCCGGCACGACGATTCAGGTGCAGGCCCAGCCGCACCAGCAAACCATACAGGTGTACGAAACGCACGAGCCCGGCTCCGGACCGGGCGGTGAGCAGGTGCAGCAGGTCGCCGAAGGGACGGTCGATGCGAAGACGCACTACACCAACCTGGAACCGGTGCACACGCTCGCCTCGCCCCAGAACTACTACATCGCGTCGGACGGGTACGCGACCGGCAACTACACCACGTTTCTGCCCCAGAAAGAGACGATCTACTACCATTCGCCGAGCCCGAACCCGGTCCTGTACAAGGGCGATCCGACGCTTACCTCGTCGTCGATCATCACCAAGCAGATACACTACACGCCGTCGCTGCCGGGCACGCAGAACATGTACGAAAATGCGACCGGGCACAGCAGTAGCTCGCCCGGTGCGCAACAGATCTATCCGGGCTACTGGAATGGAGCGGGCGTAGACTACAACACT AACTTTACCGGCACGATCGTGATGGACAATGCGGGCGGCAATGTGGGGGAGTACGCGACGAACGGGCAGCATAGCTGGCAGATCAGCTCGCTGAACGATGCGTACGATCCGCAGCTGGCAGCGCCACCGGAACACCGTGAATGCGTCAACTGTGGCAGCTCCGACACACCGCTCTGGCGGCGGGACATCGTCGGTCACACGCTGTGCAATGCGTGCGCCCTGTACACGAGACAGAATCCGGGCACGAACCGACCGCCCAACCGGTCGCAGAAAGCCAAACAAACTGTG AAAACACCACCCGCCCAAGGAAACCGCCGTTCGGGCGTGACCtgcgccaactgtcaaaccacCACGACCACGCTGTGGCGCCGGAACAATCAGGGCGATCCGGTGTGCAATGCGTGCGGGCTGTACTACAAACTGCACAGCGTCAACCGCCCGCTCACGATGAAGAAGGACGGCATCCAGACGCGCAAGCGCAAACCAAAATCTAGTCAACAGATTCAACCGATGAACGGGCTTACGACGG GCAAGCTGCTACCTTCGATGATACCGTCCCAGTATCACTCGATCGCGACCGAACCAAAGCTACTGAACGCGCCTCAGTCCCATCTGGTGCAGACGTCCCAGCCGATGGAGCTGCACAACAGCTCGCCGGGGCAGGACCCGCGGTACGTGGACAGCTCACCCGGAGCACCTGGTGGAGGcggtggcagtggcagtggtagtggtggtggtggtggtggtaactCGTCCCCGCATCTTCCGCCCGTTCAGGGTAATCTAGCACGCCACATACCAATATC TGTACCAGTGTCGATGGATAGCAGCCGTGGTGCGAATGGAGAGATTACGAGCGTCATTACCAGTACGGCGGTGGCCGAGCGGTCGGGAAATTAG
- the LOC4577427 gene encoding uncharacterized protein LOC4577427 isoform X2: protein MAVSSDSKCVGVAVSCPQSGPVPSTAVTSVSASTTTVGGAMVSGGPVAMVDPAAPSAPPLNEPSDDAATKMEATNEPKGEDQTPSSEVTSSVHQPVAHQPVSVSQASHTLTDVPVDGMIVNSELHTERSSPGQQTAVIINQHKQRMITTTGQIREIAEGQEPPNESSDYDAVEYHHQAVQSAGGVEQHGYSYEPTHTTSQEHQQGVVVSSAATAVQASSVQVVKREMIEKEAALAAATAAANNNNNNPPETTIIPVQTQTIFVEYKNDGEEPVRYVNRYEDVKYHPHSRYIYQQPPGGLPLSSTLHSTGSGHPHLSHHPHHAHHHHHPHHGHGMVPGHQTHHHVHAQSAQVSQHPSSVAVATQSGTTIQVQAQPHQQTIQVYETHEPGSGPGGEQVQQVAEGTVDAKTHYTNLEPVHTLASPQNYYIASDGYATGNYTTFLPQKETIYYHSPSPNPVLYKGDPTLTSSSIITKQIHYTPSLPGTQNMYENATGHSSSSPGAQQIYPGYWNGAGVDYNTNFTGTIVMDNAGGNVGEYATNGQHSWQISSLNDAYDPQLAAPPEHRECVNCGSSDTPLWRRDIVGHTLCNACALYTRQNPGTNRPPNRSQKAKQTVKTPPAQGNRRSGVTCANCQTTTTTLWRRNNQGDPVCNACGLYYKLHSVNRPLTMKKDGIQTRKRKPKSSQQIQPMNGLTTGKLLPSMIPSQYHSIATEPKLLNAPQSHLVQTSQPMELHNSSPGQDPRYVDSSPGAPGGGGGSGSGSGGGGGGNSSPHLPPVQGNLARHIPISVPVSMDSSRGANGEITSVITSTAVAERSGN from the exons ATGGAAGCGACGAACGAGCCCAAGGGAGAGGACCAGACGCCCAGTTCGGAAGTGACGTCCAGCGTGCATCAGCCAGTTGCTCATCAGCCGGTAAGCGTGTCACAAGCATCGCATACCCTCACCGACGTACCGGTGGATGGGATGATTGTGAACTCGGAACTACACACGGAACGCAGCTCGCCCGGCCAGCAGACGGCGGTGATCATCAACCAGCACAAGCAGCGCATGATCACGACCACGGGCCAGATAAG GGAAATCGCAGAAGGACAGGAACCACCGAACGAGTCATCGGATTACGATGCGGTCGAGTACCATCACCAAGCGGTACAGTCGGCGGGCGGTGTGGAGCAGCACGGGTATAGCTACGAGCCGACGCATACCACCAGCCAGGAGCATCAGCAGGGTGTGGTGGTAAGCTCGGCCGCTACCGCCGTTCAAGCCTCAAGCGTACAGGTCGTCAAGCGGGAGATGATCGAAAAGGAAGCGGCTTTAGCGGCggccacagcagcagccaacaacaataacaacaacccGCCAGAAACTACCATCATACCGGTGCAGACGCAAACCATCTTCGTGGAGTACAAGAACGACGGCGAGGAACCGGTGCGGTACGTGAACCGGTACGAGGACGTCAAGTACCATCCGCACTCGCGGTACATCTATCAGCAGCCGCCCGGCGGACTGCCGCTCTCGTCAACTCTACATTCCACCGGCTCGGGACATCCACATTTGTCGCACCATCCGCACCAtgcccaccatcaccatcatccgcACCACGGCCATGGGATGGTGCCGGGACATCAAACCCATCACCACGTACACGCACAGTCGGCACAG GTTTCCCAGCATCCGTCGAGTGTCGCGGTGGCCACCCAGTCCGGCACGACGATTCAGGTGCAGGCCCAGCCGCACCAGCAAACCATACAGGTGTACGAAACGCACGAGCCCGGCTCCGGACCGGGCGGTGAGCAGGTGCAGCAGGTCGCCGAAGGGACGGTCGATGCGAAGACGCACTACACCAACCTGGAACCGGTGCACACGCTCGCCTCGCCCCAGAACTACTACATCGCGTCGGACGGGTACGCGACCGGCAACTACACCACGTTTCTGCCCCAGAAAGAGACGATCTACTACCATTCGCCGAGCCCGAACCCGGTCCTGTACAAGGGCGATCCGACGCTTACCTCGTCGTCGATCATCACCAAGCAGATACACTACACGCCGTCGCTGCCGGGCACGCAGAACATGTACGAAAATGCGACCGGGCACAGCAGTAGCTCGCCCGGTGCGCAACAGATCTATCCGGGCTACTGGAATGGAGCGGGCGTAGACTACAACACT AACTTTACCGGCACGATCGTGATGGACAATGCGGGCGGCAATGTGGGGGAGTACGCGACGAACGGGCAGCATAGCTGGCAGATCAGCTCGCTGAACGATGCGTACGATCCGCAGCTGGCAGCGCCACCGGAACACCGTGAATGCGTCAACTGTGGCAGCTCCGACACACCGCTCTGGCGGCGGGACATCGTCGGTCACACGCTGTGCAATGCGTGCGCCCTGTACACGAGACAGAATCCGGGCACGAACCGACCGCCCAACCGGTCGCAGAAAGCCAAACAAACTGTG AAAACACCACCCGCCCAAGGAAACCGCCGTTCGGGCGTGACCtgcgccaactgtcaaaccacCACGACCACGCTGTGGCGCCGGAACAATCAGGGCGATCCGGTGTGCAATGCGTGCGGGCTGTACTACAAACTGCACAGCGTCAACCGCCCGCTCACGATGAAGAAGGACGGCATCCAGACGCGCAAGCGCAAACCAAAATCTAGTCAACAGATTCAACCGATGAACGGGCTTACGACGG GCAAGCTGCTACCTTCGATGATACCGTCCCAGTATCACTCGATCGCGACCGAACCAAAGCTACTGAACGCGCCTCAGTCCCATCTGGTGCAGACGTCCCAGCCGATGGAGCTGCACAACAGCTCGCCGGGGCAGGACCCGCGGTACGTGGACAGCTCACCCGGAGCACCTGGTGGAGGcggtggcagtggcagtggtagtggtggtggtggtggtggtaactCGTCCCCGCATCTTCCGCCCGTTCAGGGTAATCTAGCACGCCACATACCAATATC TGTACCAGTGTCGATGGATAGCAGCCGTGGTGCGAATGGAGAGATTACGAGCGTCATTACCAGTACGGCGGTGGCCGAGCGGTCGGGAAATTAG